The following coding sequences are from one Diachasmimorpha longicaudata isolate KC_UGA_2023 chromosome 6, iyDiaLong2, whole genome shotgun sequence window:
- the Etf-qo gene encoding electron transfer flavoprotein-ubiquinone oxidoreductase, mitochondrial encodes MTSAVLHSARLVRGLQNLSKRTYSNAVFPKITTHYTIVPRETDPRWKDIEMERAVDETDILIVGGGPAGMSAAIQAKKLAEKIGKDIRVTLVEKASEVGGHILSGACIDPVALNELIPNWEELGAPLKTPVTEDKFALLTEKGRIPIPIFKGMPMYNHGNYIVRLGHVVGWLGEQAEAAGVDIYCGIAASEILYHEDGSVKGIATNDVGIAKDGSPKSSFERGMELHAKCTIFAEGCHGHLTKQLTNKLNLRANCEPQSYGIGLKEIWEIQPDKHRPGAVEHTIGWPLDKNTYGGSFLYHLNEETPLVAVGFVVGLDYWNPYLHPFKEFQRFKQHPAIRPTFAGGKRVAYGARALVEGGFQSLPKLQFPGGCLVGCTAGFLNVPKIKGVHNAMKSGMLAAESAMEAIVDAETNSPATAGLEPKNYTDKIKDSWIWKELYAVRNFRPSFHSKLGMYGGLMYSGFSMVVGGKEPWTLSHGGADHTKLKPASHCTPIDYPKPDNEVSFDLLSSVALTGTNHEGDQPPHLTLKNDTIPVKQNLAIYDGPEGRFCPAGVYEFVPLETGEGQRLQVNAQNCIHCKTCDIKDPSQNINWVVPEGGGGPAYNGM; translated from the exons ATGACTTCAGCTGTTCTCCATTCCGCTAGATTGG ttAGAGGACTGCAGAACCTGTCCAAAAGAACGTACTCCAATGCTGTCTTTCCAAAAATCACTACTCACTACACGATAGTTCCTAGAGAGACGGATCCACGATGGAAAG AcatagagatggagagggcAGTGGACGAGACCGACATTCTCATAGTCGGGGGAGGTCCAGCAGGAATGTCAGCAGCAATTCAAGCCAAGAAATTGGctgagaaaattggaaaagacATTCGTGTAACTCTAGTAGAAAAAGCGTCAGAAGTGGGCGGTCATATTCTGAGTGGTGCTTGCATCGATCCAGTGGCCCTTAACGAACTCATTCCAAATTGGGAGGAATTGGGTGCACCACTGAAGACCCCAGTAACCGAGGATAAGTTCGCTCTTCTCACTGAGAAAGGGAGAATTCCAATTCCAATATTCAAGGGAATGCCAATGTACAATCATGGCAACTACATTGTGAGATTGGGGCATGTTGTTGGATGGTTGGGAGAGCAGGCTGAGGCTGCTGGAGTGGATATTTACTGTGGTATTGCAGCTTCGGAAATTCTGTATCATGAAGATGGCTCGGTCAAGGGGATTGCTACTAATGATGTGGGTATCGCCAAGGATGGCTCACCGAAAAGTAGTTTTGAGAGGGGAATGGAGTTACATGCTAAGTGCACGATATTCGCTGAGGGCTGTCATGGACATCTGACGAAACAATTGACCAATAAATTGAATCTTCGAGCTAATTGTGAACCCCAGAGTTATGGAATTGGACTGAAAGAG ATCTGGGAGATTCAACCGGACAAACACCGGCCGGGTGCAGTAGAGCACACAATTGGCTGGCCACTGGATAAAAACACCTACGGAGGTTCCTTTTTATATCATCTAAACGAGGAAACCCCATTAGTGGCAGTGGGTTTTGTCGTCGGTCTTGATTACTGGAATCCGTACTTGCACCCCTTCAAGGAGTTCCAGAGGTTTAAGCAGCATCCTGCCATCAGACCGACGTTCGCGGGAGGAAAAAg AGTGGCTTATGGTGCTAGAGCACTTGTAGAAGGTGGATTCCAGAGTCTCCCAAAACTGCAGTTCCCTGGAGGATGTCTTGTGGGTTGTACAGCTGGATTTCTGAACGTTCCCAAGATCAAGGGAGTCCACAATGCCATGAAGAGTGGGATGTTGGCTGCTGAGAGTGCAATGGAGGCGATTGTCGATGCTGAGACGAATTCTCCTGCGACAGCTGGACTCGAGCCCAAAAATTATACGGATAAAATTAAAGATAGTTGGATATGGAAGGAGCTGTATGCAGTCAGGAACTTCAGGCCTAGTTTTCACAGCAAGCTGGGAATGTATGGGGGCCTTATGTACTCCGGGTTTTCCATGGTCGTTGGGGGCAAGGAACCTTGGACATTATCTCATGGAg GAGCTGATCACACCAAATTGAAGCCAGCCTCTCATTGCACTCCTATAGACTACCCAAAACCTGACAACGAAGTGTCTTTTGATCTTCTCTCCTCTGTAGCATTAACTGGAACGAATCACGAAGGTGATCAGCCACCTCACCTCACCCTGAAGAACGATACGATACCAGTGAAGCAGAATTTGGCCATTTACGATGGCCCCGAGGGTAGATTCTGTCCTGCTG